GCCAGGGATAGCAACGCTTTCTCCCGCAATCCTTCAACGCGAAAAGGCGGAGCAAAATAATGCTTTTGCGATTGTTGAAATTCACAATAACGCTTCTCTGGAAGAAAGCGAATTTCAGATTAAATTTTCTGCGAAAGAACAATGTTGGAAATACTATTTAATTGCCAGTACAAACGGTCAATCCGCTCCTTTTTCGATTCAAGATAAAAATTCGGAAATTAAATTTATTCAAACCGAAATCGAGACGCGCGATCGCGTGGTAGAAGAAATTCAGCATCGATTTCCCAACAGCCAACCCTATTTATTTCAATCGGAAACCCCCATTCCCTGTCAGGAAGCGGGACGGCAAAATATTCAACTGTTGAAACAAGGACAAACCAAACCTTGGATTCCCCATCTTCCCAATCCACCCAATCAGCATGGCACGCAAGTTATAAATGCGCTCGAAGACGTGTAATTTTTGAAGGAGAAAAGAATGCCAACTTACAAAACCCCTAACGTTTACGTTGAAGAGGTTTCAACCCTTCCCCCCTCTGTCGTTCCCGTGGCGACGGCAATTCCGGCTTTTATCGGCTGCACGGAAAAAGCCGGGGAGAATAACGAATATCGCAACTCGCCGATTCGCGTTAGCTCGCTCTTGGACTACACCACGATCTTCGGCGATGCTTGCGCGACCAATTTCACCGTTACGCTAGATGAAAACGAGCAGATTTCGCAGATTGTCACTGAGGACGATTCGAGCGTTACCCCAGCGTATTTGATGTACTATACGCTGCGCCTGTTCTTTGAAAATGGCGGGGGATCTTGCTATGTCGTATCGATTGGAGACTATAGCACAAAACCCAACAAAGACCAATTTGTAGCGGGGTTAGCCGCAATTCGCAAAGAAGACGAACCCACGCTACTTCTGTTAACCGATGCCGTTAACCTGCCGAACAGTACTGACTACTACGACTTGTGTCAAAGCGTTCTGCGGCAATGTAACGATTTGAAGGATCGATTTGCCATTTTTGATATTTTGGCGCGCGATCGCGATACAAATGGCATTGGGGACGACTTTAGGAACGGAATTGGCACCGAATACCTCAAATATGGTGCGGCATACTATCCCTACTTACAAACCTCCCTCAACTACCATTACACGGATGATTCTGTCGCGATCGACGGACTCTCAGATGTTAATGGTTCCGCAAGCGATACTATCGGCGAATATCTCACCGGTGAAAATGGTCTTCTCGTCACTTACAATGGCGCTCAATCCGACAATCCTCAACTCAGAATTACCGTCACCACTCGCCAAGATATTGCAGTGGAATTAGAGAACAATAACGGGTTGGTTATTCGATTGCCGAGTGGGGGAGCAACTGTCACCGACATTTTGGCAACTTCTACCGGGGTTGGCAGTTACAGTCTGGCAGCAAGTGGAACGGGTGCGGCAACCATTGATACGGCGTTAGAGACAACACCTCTCACCTACGCGACAGAACCCTCCGGCAACGCTTCTCCCACCCTCGGAGATGCCAGCATTAAAACATCAAAAACAGCACTCTACAACACCATCAAAACCGCTCTCAGTACCCTGCGTATTGTAATGCCTCCGAGCGGCGCGATCGCGGGAGTTTATGCCAAAGTCGATCGCGAACGGGGGGTTTGGAAAGCACCCGCAAACGTCAGTTTAGCCGCAGTCATTGGTCCTACGATCAAAATTAATAACGAAGAACAAGAATCGCTAAATATTGACCCCACTGCGGGGAAATCAATCAACGCCATTCGCAGTTTTACCGGCAAAGGAACCTTGATTTGGGGAACTCGCACCCTCGCTGGAAATGATAATGAATGGCGATATATTCCCGTTCGGCGGTTATTTAACCTGATTGAAGAATCGATTCAAAAAGCCACTGCTTTTGTCGTATTTGAGTCGAACAATGCGATTACTTGGCTCAAGGTTAAAACGATCATTGAAAGTTACCTCGATGGACTTTGGAGGCAAGGTGCTTTGGCAGGAGCCACCCAACAAGAAGCCTATTTTGTAAAAATTGGATTGGGACAAACCATGACTGAACTCGATATTTTGGAAGGTCGTATGATTGTCGAAATTGGCGTATCGGCGGCTCGTCCTGCGGAGTTTATTATCTTGAGGTTCTCCCATAAATTACAGCAAATTTAGAGGGAAGCAGTCAGCCATCAGCCCAGATATTTAGTTCGTGTCGGGTGGGTAATGCCGCAATTTGATAAACATCTCTATTGTTAGCTTTTATATTAGCCGCAACCCACCAAGATCGAAGTTTTCAAGCACCTTAAGATAGAGCTTCGCAATCAGATCTAAATCAATTGCTAAAACCTTCACAAATCAGGAGAAAAAACAATGGCAACTTCAGTCGAAGATATCAAAAACAAATATCCGATTCCCGTCTTTTATTATCGAGTGACGATTGGTGGCGACGACTCAATTGCTTTCTCGGAAGTATCGGGTTTGAGCATTCAGTACGAAACCATCACCTATCGGGATGGACTGAGCTACAAAGATGGTGCTAAACATATGCCGGGATTGGGGAGTCCTATCAACCTTACCCTACAAAAAGGGATTGTTAAATCGGATAGCTATTTATTGGATTGGATTAATACTATCCGTTTAAATACAGTTGAAAAGCGAGATGTTCGGATCGATTTACTCAATGAAAATGGGGAAGCAACTGTTTCCTGGACGGTAAAAGATGCCTTTCCGACGAAGTTGGATGCACCCTCTTTTAATGCCACCAGTAGCGAAGTTGCAATTGAAAGTTTGGAACTGATGGCAAATTCCTTAGAAATTTCCAATCCAGCACTTTAATTTGCCTCCATTTGATTGGGAGTATAAAGACTTGGAGTGATGAGGAGTCGGGGAACACGAAGATATTTCTACTCCTTCTGCCTCCTGCCATCTGCCTTCACCAATGACTAAATATGAGCGATTCTTTCCCTATCCCAGCCATTTCTTTGACCAAAAATCCTCCGGTTGGATTTTCCTTCATGGTTACATTTTTAATTGGAGGATTTGTCCCAAACCCTTTAGATATTAGGTTTCAGAGAGTGTCGGGAATCTCGTCAACAATGGAGACAACAGAAATTAGAGAAGGAGGAGAAAATCTCTTTTCATTGCGTTTGCCAACGCGGATGACCTACGGAAATTTAGTCCTAGAACGGGGAATGGTGATTGGTTCTTCTCTCAATATTGAGTTCAATTTAGCCATGAGTACGATGAGTTTTCAACCGGGGAACGTACTGGTGATGTTGCTCAATGCTAAGGACATTCCTATCGCCAGTTGGCTTTTTCAAGAAACCTATCCTGTAACATGGTCTGTTTCCGATTTGGATGCCAATCAAAGTTCAATTGTTATTGATACGATGGAACTCGCTTATGCTAGGTTGCAAAGTTTGAGAATTTAACGCAATTGAGAGTTAAGAAATGACCGTTGAAATTAGAGAATTAATCATTCGCACCACCATTGTTGGTAATGCCGGAAACCCTGACAGTTCTAGCGCTCAAGAGGGTTCTGGAGGCGATCGCGCGATCGTTGCGGCTTGTGTCGCACAGGTTTTGAAAATCCTAGAACGGAAAAAAGAACGATGAATGTATTAGGTTATCTGCGGGGTAAAACCTTAGAAAAACTCAAAATCGTTGCTTACCTCAATCCAGAACGGAACGGAATATTTCCCGACACCTACGAGGTGATGTTTAACCCTGAGTCCTACTCTTTTTCCTACACCAACGATTATCAAAAATATCAGGGAATCAATACCAGTGGGAGGACGGCTCGTTACAATTTAACGCGATCGCGGCAACTTTCTTTAAAATTGATTCTCGACGATTCTAGCGCGACTGCGGGCTTATTTGCGGGGCTTTCTGCGGTGGGTCCTTTCCCCAGAACAACAGTGCGCGATCGCGTGGAGGAGTTTCTAGACTTCACAACCCGCATGGATGGGAACATTCACGCACCTCGATATCTGCGTCTCGAATGGGGCGATTTGCTGTTTGACTGTCGATTAGAATCGGTTAATGTCAGCTATACCCTATTCAGTCGCAGTGGAATTGCAATTCGAGCAGAACTCGATACAGTTTTTATTGAAGATATTGAAGAGTCAAAACGTCTCAAGCAAGAAAATAAAAGTTCGCCCGACTTAACACATACTCGAACGATCGCGAGTGGAGATAATCTACCCTTAATGGCAAATCGTATTTATCAAGACCCCAAGTACTACATTAAAGTGGCAAAAGCCAATCAATTGAACAATTTTAGAAAACTGA
This genomic stretch from Lusitaniella coriacea LEGE 07157 harbors:
- a CDS encoding phage tail sheath family protein; its protein translation is MPTYKTPNVYVEEVSTLPPSVVPVATAIPAFIGCTEKAGENNEYRNSPIRVSSLLDYTTIFGDACATNFTVTLDENEQISQIVTEDDSSVTPAYLMYYTLRLFFENGGGSCYVVSIGDYSTKPNKDQFVAGLAAIRKEDEPTLLLLTDAVNLPNSTDYYDLCQSVLRQCNDLKDRFAIFDILARDRDTNGIGDDFRNGIGTEYLKYGAAYYPYLQTSLNYHYTDDSVAIDGLSDVNGSASDTIGEYLTGENGLLVTYNGAQSDNPQLRITVTTRQDIAVELENNNGLVIRLPSGGATVTDILATSTGVGSYSLAASGTGAATIDTALETTPLTYATEPSGNASPTLGDASIKTSKTALYNTIKTALSTLRIVMPPSGAIAGVYAKVDRERGVWKAPANVSLAAVIGPTIKINNEEQESLNIDPTAGKSINAIRSFTGKGTLIWGTRTLAGNDNEWRYIPVRRLFNLIEESIQKATAFVVFESNNAITWLKVKTIIESYLDGLWRQGALAGATQQEAYFVKIGLGQTMTELDILEGRMIVEIGVSAARPAEFIILRFSHKLQQI
- a CDS encoding phage tail protein, which produces MATSVEDIKNKYPIPVFYYRVTIGGDDSIAFSEVSGLSIQYETITYRDGLSYKDGAKHMPGLGSPINLTLQKGIVKSDSYLLDWINTIRLNTVEKRDVRIDLLNENGEATVSWTVKDAFPTKLDAPSFNATSSEVAIESLELMANSLEISNPAL
- a CDS encoding phage tail protein, coding for MSDSFPIPAISLTKNPPVGFSFMVTFLIGGFVPNPLDIRFQRVSGISSTMETTEIREGGENLFSLRLPTRMTYGNLVLERGMVIGSSLNIEFNLAMSTMSFQPGNVLVMLLNAKDIPIASWLFQETYPVTWSVSDLDANQSSIVIDTMELAYARLQSLRI
- a CDS encoding DUF5908 family protein, producing the protein MTVEIRELIIRTTIVGNAGNPDSSSAQEGSGGDRAIVAACVAQVLKILERKKER
- a CDS encoding CIS tube protein, whose translation is MNVLGYLRGKTLEKLKIVAYLNPERNGIFPDTYEVMFNPESYSFSYTNDYQKYQGINTSGRTARYNLTRSRQLSLKLILDDSSATAGLFAGLSAVGPFPRTTVRDRVEEFLDFTTRMDGNIHAPRYLRLEWGDLLFDCRLESVNVSYTLFSRSGIAIRAELDTVFIEDIEESKRLKQENKSSPDLTHTRTIASGDNLPLMANRIYQDPKYYIKVAKANQLNNFRKLKPGTSIKFPPIKSD